The sequence TGGAGGTCGCATCATGAAACAGCTGGCTATCAGGCGGATTGCGGTACTGGTATCGATAGGCAGGCACCCGGTAAGCGGCGTGCCGCGCTATAGCCGCAACGACGCCGCTGCCCTGGGCTTGGCCCACGATCTGGCCCGGCATGCGCTTGACATCAGTATCGATGTTATCCATGCCGGACAAGCAGACAATCCGGCGCTGCCCGAATATCTGGCGCTGGGCGCAACCAGGGTCAGCGTGATCGAACCAGCTGCGGACCAGGACGTGTTGCCAGCCTTGCAGGAACAACTGCAAGGCTACGACCTGGTGTTGTGCGGCAGCCGCGCCGAGAGCGGCGAAGCCAGCGGCATGCTGCCTTATCGGCTGGCCGCGCGGCTGAATCTGCCTTTGCTGGCAGGGGTGATTGCGGTAACGTCAGGCAGCGACGCCATCGTCGCCGAGCAGTTCTTGCCGAAAGGGCGGCGGCGCGAAGTCGTCTTGTCGCTGCCGGCCTTGCTGACTGTGCATTCGTTAGCGCCGTCGCGCTTGCGCTATGCCTATGCCCGCTTGCGTGCCGGCCGCATCAGCAGCCAGGCCTTTCCGGCGGGGACAGGCACAGCCGGCTCGGAATGGCGGATCGAAAATGTTAAAGCGCTGCCACGCAAACTGGCGGCGCCGGAGAAGCGTTCCGGCCATGCACGCATGCAGGCCGCCACCGTGGCGGAGAGCCGCGGCGGCAAGGTGCTGCAGGAAGGCAGCGCAGCCGACAAGGCGCAGGCCGTGCTGGCTTATTTGCGTGAGCATCATCTGGTCGATTATTGATTTGCAAAGCGTTTGCAATGCGGCGGTTCCATAAATGCATCACATGGAGAAAAAATTGAAAGTATCCAAAGAGATTCAAGCACTGATCGCCGAACGCCTGCCAGGACATAGCCTGGATGCGCCGTTTTACCTGAATCCGGAAATCTTCGAGATGGATATCCGCGAGATTTTCGGCAAGCACTGGATCCATGTCGCGGTCGATCCGGATATTCCCGAGCCGGGCGACTACGTCACGGTCGAGATCGGCCTCAACTCCATCGTGGTGGTGCGCGACGACGATATGGCGGTGCGCGCCTATCACAACGTCTGCCGCCATCGCGGCGCGCGCCTGTGCTCGGAGCACAAGGGCTCGGTCGGCAACCTGGTCTGTCCCTATCATCAATGGACTTATAACCTGAGCGGCGAACTGATCTACGCCGAACACATGGGGGAAAAATTCGATCGCTGCAAGCACAGCCTGAAATCCGTGCATGTGGAAAACCTGGCCGGTCTGATCTTCATCTGCCTGGCGGAACAGCCGCCCGCGGATTTCGCCGTGATGCGCGAAGCCATGGCGCCCTATCTGTTGCCGCACGGCCTGCAGGATTGCAAGATAGCCAAGCAGGTCGACCTGATCGAAGAGGGCAACTGGAAGCTGACCATGGAAAACAATCGCGAGTGCTACCACTGCGCGACCAACCATCCGGAACTCACTGCTTCGTTGTTCGAATTCGGTTTCGGTTACCAGACCGCGCCCGGCAACGCCGAGCAGATCGGCGAATTCAACCGCCTGGCGGCAGAACGTTGCGCCGAATGGGAACGCGGCGGCCTGCCGTCAGCCGAGATCGAGCGGCTGGACGAACTGGTGAGCGGTTTCCGCACACAGCGCTTGCCGCTGGATCGCGCCGGCGAATCGCAGACGCTGGACGGCAAGGTCGCTTGCGGCATGCTGCTGGGGCAGTTCGAGCGCGCCGACCTGGGCGGTCTGTCGTTCTGGACCCAACCGAATTCCTGGCACCACTTCATGAGCGACCATATTGTGAGTTTTTCAGTATTGCCCTTGTCAGCCGAGCGTACGCTGGTGCGCACCAAATGGCTGGTGCACAAAGATGCGCGCGAAGGCATTGATTATCAGCTGGACAATCTGACTGCGGTATGGAACGCCACCAACGACCAGGACAAGCGGCTGGTCGAGCTGTCGCAGCAGGGGGCGCGCAGCAGCGCTTACCAGCCCGGTCCTTATTCGCCGTTTACCGAAGGGCTGGTGGAAAAATTCTGCACCTGGTACATCGGCCGCCTGCAGGCTGGTTTGAGCGCGCCTGAGACTGCTTCAGTGAACGTGCTGCGGAGAATGGATTGAAAGCCGAAATATTGCCGGGACCGGTCATGGATATCAATAAACTGAATCGCCCGAACTTCTGGGACGCCATGCCGCCGCTGTGGAACAGCGATCGCGAGGACAGCCTGGTGTGCTGCCAGGTGCGGGCGGAGACGCATGACGTCAAGAGCTTTTTCTTCGTCACGCCCGACGGCAGCGGCTTCATCTTCCAGCCCGGCCAGTTCATCACGCTGGAGCTGGAAATCAATGATGAAGCCATCAATCGCTGCTACACCGTTTCCTCGTCGCCGGCGCGGCCGCATGCCATCTCGATCACGGTCAAGCGGGTGCCGGGAGGGCCAGTGTCCAACTGGCTGCACGACAACTTGAAAGTGGGCGACAAGGTCAAGGTACTGCAGCCGGCGGGCGAGTTCACCTGCGCCATTCATCCGGCGAACAAATACCTGTTCCTGTCGGCCGGCTCGGGCATCACGCCATTGATGTCGATGACGCGCGCCCATCATGACCTCTGCGACGACCGTGACATTGTTTTCATCCACAGTGCGCGCACGCCGGACGACATCATCTTCGAGCGCGAGCTGGGCCTGATTGCCGCCAGCCAGCAGAATTTCAAGACGCGCTTCATCTGCGAACGGCTGGGCCAGCGGCGCGACTGGCCGGGACCGACCGGCATGCTGTCGCTGGCGGCGCTGAAGCTGATGGCGCCCGATTTCATGGAGCGTGAGATTTTTGTCTGCGGACCCGCGCCTTACATGAAAGCGGTGCGCAACATGCTGGATGAAGCGGGTTTTGAGCGGACGCACTATCACGAAGAAAGTTTCTCCTTCGAGACTTTGCAGTTGGAAACCGAGCAGGCAAGCACGGCAAACGGCGCAACACCGATAAGCAGCGAACTGGCGGCGCTGACCGGCTTCGAAATCACCTTCCAGAAAAGCAACCGCCAGATCGTCTGCGGCCCGCAGCAGCATGTACTGGAAGCCGCCCGCAACGCCGGCGTACGCCTGGCATCTTCCTGCGCCCAAGGCATGTGCGGCACCTGCAAGGTCAAGCTGATTTCCGGCAGCGTCGACATGCAGCACAAAGGCGGCATCCGCCAGCGCGAGATAGACCAAGGCATGGTGCTGCTGTGCTGTAGCAAGCCCTTAAGCAACCTGGTAGTAGATAAATAGGACAGCGCAGCAGAAACGCAGTCAATCGGGGTCAGAGTTTTTTTACGACAGCTTCATCGTCGTAAATTACTCTGACCCCAATTGACGGACCACGGAGCACCAGCCGCAGCAAACCGATGCAAATAAATTCGACTCTGACCCCATTTAATTCAGTTAGCTGGCCACGGAGCATGAACAGCAGCAAGTCGAAGAAAATCAATTCGACTCTGACCCCAATTGATTAAAAAACGCCGAAAGAGTCGAGCCATGAACCCACTACGAAAACTATGCTGCCTTGTCCTTGCACTGACATGCCTCGCAAGCACGGGCGCGGCGAATGCTGAACCTAAGCCGATCATCAAGATCGGTTACGTGGAAGGCTGGTCCGACAGCGTAGCCACGACCTACGTCGCGGCGCAAATCATCAGGCAGGATCTCGGCTATGAAGTCAAGCTGATCCCGGTGTCGGCCGGCCTGATGTGGCAGGGGGTGGCGCGCGGCGACCTGGATGCGACCATGTCGGCGTGGCTGCCGACGACGCAGGGCGCTTACTATGAAAAGCTGAAAGACAAGGTGGTCAATCTCGGCGTCAATTATCCTGGCGCCAGGATAGGACTGATCGTGCCTGCTTATGTCAACGTCAGCAGTATCGCTGACTTGACGGCGCAGAAAGCCGCTTTCGAGGGCCGCATCGTCGGCATCGATGCCGGCGCCGGCGTCATGACCAAGACTGAGCTGGCGATCAAGGAATACGGCCTCGACTATAAACTGCTGCCAAGTTCCGGCAGCGGCATGGTGGCCGAACTGGAGCGGTCGATCAGGAACAACAAGGCGATTGCGGTGACCGGATGGGTGCCGCACTGGATGTTCGCCAAGTGGAAACTCAAGTTTCTCGACGATCCGAAGAAGGTCTATGGTGAAGCCGAGCATGTCGACAATATCGCCAATCCCGGCCTGGCAACGAGGGCCAAGCCGGTGAATGACTTGCTGAAGAATTTCTCATGGAAGCCGGGCGAAATCGACAGCGTCATGCTGGCGGTGGAAAACGGCGCCAAGCCGGAAGCCGCGGCCAAACAGTGGATTGACGCCCACCCGCAGCGAGTCAGCCAGTGGCTGCAAAAATGAACGCTTGCGGGTGCGCGGCCTTATTTGGCTGCGATCACTTTGATGCGTTTGACTTCCAGTTTGGAACTGCCGAAACGTTCCTTGTCAAATTTTCCCTCAAGTTCGACGACTGTGTTGGCATCGATGACCTGATCTTGCGGAAAATGCTTAGCTGAAATGTCGGCTCGAATTTCGCCGCTGGCGTCAGCCAATACATAATGGTCGCCGCCGGTATGACGCACGAGCTTTCCCGTCAGGGTCACATATTGATCGTCAACGCCATTTGCCAATAATTCTTTGGCCGTCATGCCTGGCACGGTCGAGGGACCAGCATAGCGGGCAGAGGCTGGCGCCGCGGAAGCGGAGGATGGACCGTTATAGCCTTGAGCAGCGGCGACTGTGGCGGCGCCGGCGAGAATAGTGATGGCGAGAAATTTTCCGATGCGATTCATAATGCGTCCTTTTGGATGAGCTGTGTTTAAGATCAATTCGGTTCGCTGGTGCGCAACCTTGATCGCTATTAGACATCGCCAAGCTTAACGTTATCTTAAGGACTACGAAATGCCTGTGGCGGGCACAGCTATACAGAAGGAAAATCGAGGAACACGCCGAGGCCTTTGCCATCCAGGCCGCTGCCGAAAGATAGTCGGGCGCCATGCAGTTCGGCAATGCGACGGACGATGGACAAGCCCAGTCCGCTGCCTTGTTCGCCACTGCCTAATACGCGGAAAAAGCGTTCGCTCAATCGATTGCGCTGTCGCGCATCGACTCCGGGGCCGTCATCGCAGACGGCGATGCGCAGCAGGCCGGATGTCGCGCTGCATGCGATTTTTACCGTGCTGTGCGGTGGACAGTAACGCAAGGCATTATCGAGCAGGTTGCGCAAAGCAATATGCATCATTTCCGGATTCATCTGCAACTGCTCCAGCTGTGTATCAATGTTCACGTTGATGCGGCGTTGCCTGGCTATCGCTGCATGTGTCCGCCGCAATTCTTGCAGGAAGGGTTGCAGCACTACCTGCTGCCGTTCCAGCTTGTCCGGGCTGGCAGGATCCAGGCGCGCCAGAGCCAGTAGATTCTCGACCAAGGCGGTGCTGCGGTCAATATCGTCGCGCAGTTTCTGGAATGGCGCGGATAGGTCGCTGTGCTGCCGCTGCAGCAGTTGCACATGCATGCGCAAAGCTGCCAGCGGCGTGCGCAGTTCATGCGCTGCATCGGCGGTAAATCTACGTTCGGCTTGCAGCGCATTTTGCAGGCGCAGCAGAACACCGTTCAAGGCACCGACGATGGGGCGCAGTTCGCGCGGCTGGCCGTCCAGCGATACCGGTGTCAGGTCATCTCGCGATTTCGTGGCGATTGCATGAGCGGTGTTGTTAATCGGTTTCATGACACGGCTGACGCAATGCCAGCTGAGAGCGGTCAGTACCGCCAGCAGCAGCAAGACCGGTAACGCAAGGTTTTCCGCCAGTTCTTCCAAGATGTCCAGGCGTTTCTTGAATTTTTGCCCGACCTGCACTTCAAAATGCGCATCCTTGCTGCGCACCACGTAAATACGCCAGCGCTTACCGTCGATGTCGATATTTCTGAAACCCTTGCGATGCTCAAAGCCGGCAACGAAGGGCGTGGCGGGTGCTCTGGCGGTGCGCTGGATGACTCGGCCGTCTATCACGATCTGATACTGGATATCCACCTTGTGCGGTTCGCCGGCGGCGGCTTCTGTTTGCTGCAGAAGGCCGCGTTCGTTGAAGTCAGTGGTGGCCGCCACGATCAGGTTACTGGATTCCTTGAGCGCGTCGTCAAATACGTCGTTGGTTTCATTCCAGGCGATGAACACCATGATGGTCAGGCTGGCAAGCCACAGCAGGGCGCTGGTGCCGACGATAGTCCACAACAAGCGCAGGCGCAGCGAGTGGGAGGGCGCTTTGGCGCCGGGTGGCATAGAGGGCGTTTCAGGCATGTTCATCTTTTAAGCGATAACCGAGGCCGCGTACGGTCACGATCAATCCGCTGCCGAGTTTTTTCCGCAGATGATGGATATGTACTTCGATGGCGTTGCTTTCCACTTCGTCGCCCCAACCATATAAGGCTTCTTCGATTTGCGCCCGCTTGACGATATGCTGTCGGCGCAGCATCAAGGCATGCAATACCGCCAGCTCGCGCACCGTCAGCTGTACCGGCTCGCCGGCCAGAGTCACACGCTTGCTGGCGAGGTCGAGTTCGATCTCGCCATGCTTCAGAACGTTATTAGCCTGCGACGCGTGACGCCGCACCGCGGCGCGGATGCGTGCTGACATTTCTTCGAGGTCGAACGGCTTGATCAGGTAGTCGTCGGCGCCCAGGTCCAGGCCTTCGATACGGTCGGCCAGAGTGTCCCGGGCTGTGATGATGAGCACCGGCACAAGGTCTTTGCCGTTGCGTAAGTGGCGCAATAATTCATCGCCGGAGGTTCCCGGCAGGCCACGGTCCAGCAGCACGCAGTCGTAGCGATGGGTTTGCAGCGCTGTGGCTGCCGAGTCGCCGCGCAGTACCCAGTCCACGGCATAACCGTCGAGCTGGAGCCAGGATTGCACGGTCGCGCCGAGCGAGGGATCGTCTTCTACAAGGAGAATGCGCATGGGCGGAATCCTAGCATGGGTCGGATTAAGCCAGTCTTAAGAACCTGTTTATGATCTGCAGCGAGCGCCCGTCAGTTGCTACTAAACGGCGCGGAAAAACCGGAATGTACTTCAGTACATGAGGATTTTGAGCAGCGTTTAGTGCCAGATCACGGGCGTGCAGTAAGATCATAAACAGGTTCTAAGAAGTCATGGCCGTTCAGCGCTGGCCGGATTGGCCGCGGCCACCTTCATGTCGCCGCCCAGCGCCTGATACAGCTTGACCTGGCTATTGAGCAGGTTGAGATTGTTGTCCGCCACGGCGCTCTCGGCAGAGCGCAGGGTTTCCTGTGCATCGAGCCAGATCTTCAGCGCCACCGACCCGGCGCGGTAACGTTCTTGATAAAGGCTTTCGATGCGCCGGGCCGCTGCCAGCGACTGCGCCAGCCTGATACCTTGCTCCTGGAATTGACTACGTGCGGACAGAGCGATTTCGACGTCGCGCAAGGCCTTGTAGAAAGTCTGGCGGAAGTCGATCGATGCTTTTTCATAATCGACCTTGGAGACGGCGATATTCAATTGCATCTGATCCCACTGCAGGAATGGAAAAGTCAGGCCGGACGCCAGCGTACCGACCGGATTCTGCAGCAGGTTTTGCAGGCTGGTGCTGCTGCTGCCAAGGCTGCCGGTGAGGCTGAATGTCGGGTAGTAGCCGGCGCGCACGGCGTCTGCGTTGGACAGGGTCTTGCGCAGGCGCAGTTCTGCCGCGCGCAAATCCGGTCGCCGCGCCAATAGCTCGGCAGGCAGGCCGGGATCTACCGCCGGCAGAAGGTCGGCAGCGAGGCGGTAGTGTCCGCTATCCTGGGTTTCAGGCGGGCCGTCGAACAGGATCGCCAGTGCGCTGCGGGTTTCCACCATGTCTTGCAGCAGCAGTGTGTGGCTGGCCTGTTGCGACGCCAGCGAGCGCTCGGCTTCCAGTACTTCCAGCGAGGAGACGGCGCCGGCATCGTACTGCACGCGCACCAGCTGCAGGATCTTGGCGACATAGGCGATGCTTTGCTCGCTGAGAGCGATCCGCTGTTCCAGATTGGCGATCTTCCAGTACAGGCCGGCGGTGGTGCCGATCAGCGACAAGGCTGCGCTGTCGCGGTCTTCCGCGGTCGCCAG comes from Collimonas pratensis and encodes:
- a CDS encoding YgiW/YdeI family stress tolerance OB fold protein — encoded protein: MNRIGKFLAITILAGAATVAAAQGYNGPSSASAAPASARYAGPSTVPGMTAKELLANGVDDQYVTLTGKLVRHTGGDHYVLADASGEIRADISAKHFPQDQVIDANTVVELEGKFDKERFGSSKLEVKRIKVIAAK
- a CDS encoding ATP-binding protein; protein product: MPETPSMPPGAKAPSHSLRLRLLWTIVGTSALLWLASLTIMVFIAWNETNDVFDDALKESSNLIVAATTDFNERGLLQQTEAAAGEPHKVDIQYQIVIDGRVIQRTARAPATPFVAGFEHRKGFRNIDIDGKRWRIYVVRSKDAHFEVQVGQKFKKRLDILEELAENLALPVLLLLAVLTALSWHCVSRVMKPINNTAHAIATKSRDDLTPVSLDGQPRELRPIVGALNGVLLRLQNALQAERRFTADAAHELRTPLAALRMHVQLLQRQHSDLSAPFQKLRDDIDRSTALVENLLALARLDPASPDKLERQQVVLQPFLQELRRTHAAIARQRRINVNIDTQLEQLQMNPEMMHIALRNLLDNALRYCPPHSTVKIACSATSGLLRIAVCDDGPGVDARQRNRLSERFFRVLGSGEQGSGLGLSIVRRIAELHGARLSFGSGLDGKGLGVFLDFPSV
- a CDS encoding response regulator, translated to MRILLVEDDPSLGATVQSWLQLDGYAVDWVLRGDSAATALQTHRYDCVLLDRGLPGTSGDELLRHLRNGKDLVPVLIITARDTLADRIEGLDLGADDYLIKPFDLEEMSARIRAAVRRHASQANNVLKHGEIELDLASKRVTLAGEPVQLTVRELAVLHALMLRRQHIVKRAQIEEALYGWGDEVESNAIEVHIHHLRKKLGSGLIVTVRGLGYRLKDEHA
- a CDS encoding aromatic ring-hydroxylating oxygenase subunit alpha; protein product: MKVSKEIQALIAERLPGHSLDAPFYLNPEIFEMDIREIFGKHWIHVAVDPDIPEPGDYVTVEIGLNSIVVVRDDDMAVRAYHNVCRHRGARLCSEHKGSVGNLVCPYHQWTYNLSGELIYAEHMGEKFDRCKHSLKSVHVENLAGLIFICLAEQPPADFAVMREAMAPYLLPHGLQDCKIAKQVDLIEEGNWKLTMENNRECYHCATNHPELTASLFEFGFGYQTAPGNAEQIGEFNRLAAERCAEWERGGLPSAEIERLDELVSGFRTQRLPLDRAGESQTLDGKVACGMLLGQFERADLGGLSFWTQPNSWHHFMSDHIVSFSVLPLSAERTLVRTKWLVHKDAREGIDYQLDNLTAVWNATNDQDKRLVELSQQGARSSAYQPGPYSPFTEGLVEKFCTWYIGRLQAGLSAPETASVNVLRRMD
- a CDS encoding hybrid-cluster NAD(P)-dependent oxidoreductase, whose amino-acid sequence is MDINKLNRPNFWDAMPPLWNSDREDSLVCCQVRAETHDVKSFFFVTPDGSGFIFQPGQFITLELEINDEAINRCYTVSSSPARPHAISITVKRVPGGPVSNWLHDNLKVGDKVKVLQPAGEFTCAIHPANKYLFLSAGSGITPLMSMTRAHHDLCDDRDIVFIHSARTPDDIIFERELGLIAASQQNFKTRFICERLGQRRDWPGPTGMLSLAALKLMAPDFMEREIFVCGPAPYMKAVRNMLDEAGFERTHYHEESFSFETLQLETEQASTANGATPISSELAALTGFEITFQKSNRQIVCGPQQHVLEAARNAGVRLASSCAQGMCGTCKVKLISGSVDMQHKGGIRQREIDQGMVLLCCSKPLSNLVVDK
- a CDS encoding drug:proton antiporter, translating into MKQLAIRRIAVLVSIGRHPVSGVPRYSRNDAAALGLAHDLARHALDISIDVIHAGQADNPALPEYLALGATRVSVIEPAADQDVLPALQEQLQGYDLVLCGSRAESGEASGMLPYRLAARLNLPLLAGVIAVTSGSDAIVAEQFLPKGRRREVVLSLPALLTVHSLAPSRLRYAYARLRAGRISSQAFPAGTGTAGSEWRIENVKALPRKLAAPEKRSGHARMQAATVAESRGGKVLQEGSAADKAQAVLAYLREHHLVDY
- a CDS encoding glycine betaine ABC transporter substrate-binding protein, coding for MNPLRKLCCLVLALTCLASTGAANAEPKPIIKIGYVEGWSDSVATTYVAAQIIRQDLGYEVKLIPVSAGLMWQGVARGDLDATMSAWLPTTQGAYYEKLKDKVVNLGVNYPGARIGLIVPAYVNVSSIADLTAQKAAFEGRIVGIDAGAGVMTKTELAIKEYGLDYKLLPSSGSGMVAELERSIRNNKAIAVTGWVPHWMFAKWKLKFLDDPKKVYGEAEHVDNIANPGLATRAKPVNDLLKNFSWKPGEIDSVMLAVENGAKPEAAAKQWIDAHPQRVSQWLQK
- a CDS encoding efflux transporter outer membrane subunit; the protein is MKSIPMRNFNTTLCLLAASILAGCSAMHSPYQPAALSTPASWQNQPQPVAGDTVLHDRWWRNFNDPQLDQLIEQALVRNNDLAAAAILVRRAQLQAGLATTNPTVSLSLNSSNSRNLNGSSGALPNLPGAPSSSRSQALTASVAYEVDLWGKLASQRDAAQWEALATAEDRDSAALSLIGTTAGLYWKIANLEQRIALSEQSIAYVAKILQLVRVQYDAGAVSSLEVLEAERSLASQQASHTLLLQDMVETRSALAILFDGPPETQDSGHYRLAADLLPAVDPGLPAELLARRPDLRAAELRLRKTLSNADAVRAGYYPTFSLTGSLGSSSTSLQNLLQNPVGTLASGLTFPFLQWDQMQLNIAVSKVDYEKASIDFRQTFYKALRDVEIALSARSQFQEQGIRLAQSLAAARRIESLYQERYRAGSVALKIWLDAQETLRSAESAVADNNLNLLNSQVKLYQALGGDMKVAAANPASAERP